One segment of Gemmatimonadaceae bacterium DNA contains the following:
- the folD gene encoding bifunctional methylenetetrahydrofolate dehydrogenase/methenyltetrahydrofolate cyclohydrolase FolD has protein sequence MPAELLDGKAIARELRDEVAAGTARLVARGVRPGLAVVLVGDDPASAVYVKSKGKACAEAGMHSVTIRLPADTSQAQLDARVDALNADPAIHGILVQMPLPKHIAADSVIRRIKPEKDVDGFHPVNVGKMLIGDTDGFVPCTPAGIQVMLQRAGVKTAGKECVIVGRSNIVGKPMVALMLQNTPQANCTVTVCHSATTDMAAHTRRADILIAAAGKTRLIKRDMVKPGAVVIDVGISRVEDPASASGYRLAGDVAFDEVREVASLITPVPGGVGPMTIAMLLKNTLRAAERTLA, from the coding sequence TTGCCCGCTGAGCTGCTCGACGGAAAAGCGATTGCGCGGGAGCTGCGCGACGAGGTAGCCGCCGGCACCGCCAGGCTCGTCGCGCGGGGCGTGCGCCCGGGTCTCGCCGTCGTGCTCGTAGGCGACGACCCCGCGAGCGCCGTATACGTGAAGTCGAAGGGGAAGGCGTGCGCGGAGGCGGGAATGCACTCGGTCACGATCCGGCTTCCCGCTGACACGTCGCAGGCGCAGCTCGACGCCCGGGTGGACGCGCTCAACGCCGATCCGGCGATCCACGGCATCCTGGTGCAGATGCCGCTGCCGAAGCACATAGCGGCTGACTCCGTCATCCGGCGGATCAAGCCCGAGAAGGACGTGGACGGCTTCCATCCGGTGAACGTCGGCAAGATGCTGATCGGGGATACCGACGGGTTCGTGCCGTGCACGCCCGCGGGAATCCAGGTGATGCTGCAGCGCGCGGGGGTGAAGACCGCGGGGAAGGAGTGCGTTATCGTCGGCCGGAGCAACATCGTCGGCAAGCCGATGGTCGCGCTGATGCTGCAGAACACGCCGCAGGCGAATTGCACCGTCACCGTCTGCCACAGCGCGACCACTGACATGGCGGCGCACACGCGTCGCGCGGACATCCTGATCGCCGCGGCGGGCAAGACGCGCCTCATCAAGCGCGACATGGTGAAGCCGGGCGCGGTCGTCATCGACGTCGGGATCAGCCGCGTGGAGGATCCTGCCAGCGCCTCGGGTTACAGGCTCGCGGGCGACGTCGCGTTCGACGAAGTGCGCGAGGTCGCGTCACTCATCACGCCGGTGCCGGGCGGTGTCGGCCCCATGACCATCGCGATGCTGCTCAAGAACACGCTGCGCGCGGCGGAGCGGACGTTAGCGTGA
- a CDS encoding polyprenyl synthetase family protein: MIASQPAAPSIDSTLASFEEEFAGERHEATIALEDCAAKLLPPDWGRLGDAVRYAMLGSGKRIRGVLLIAAYRAAGGRGDAAPLAAAVEVVHAYSLVHDDLPCMDDDDLRRGRPTVHRKWDVRTATVAGVAMVPLAVRAALAGAARLELDPAVTSAVVTELMRAAGGGGMIGGQLLDLESHGADFGLAGLERIHRDKTGALIAASVKIGGLAAGAGEKQLAALASFGHAIGLAFQIADDVLDVTSTSDRLGKTAGRDAALGKQTYPALLGVDGALQRASALITDACEGLAASGLESARLQRLAKFVILRES, encoded by the coding sequence GTGATCGCGTCGCAGCCGGCCGCGCCCTCGATCGATTCGACGCTGGCGAGCTTCGAGGAAGAATTCGCCGGAGAGCGGCACGAAGCCACGATCGCGCTGGAGGATTGCGCGGCGAAGCTGCTCCCGCCCGACTGGGGTCGCCTTGGCGACGCGGTCCGGTACGCGATGCTCGGCTCCGGCAAGCGCATTCGCGGAGTGCTGCTGATCGCCGCCTATCGCGCGGCGGGCGGGCGCGGCGACGCCGCGCCGCTGGCGGCCGCCGTGGAGGTCGTGCACGCATACTCGCTCGTGCACGACGACCTGCCGTGCATGGATGACGACGACCTGCGGCGCGGCCGGCCGACGGTTCACCGCAAGTGGGACGTGCGCACGGCGACGGTCGCCGGAGTCGCGATGGTGCCGCTGGCCGTGCGCGCGGCGCTGGCCGGCGCGGCGCGGCTCGAGCTCGATCCGGCCGTGACTTCGGCGGTCGTGACGGAGCTCATGCGCGCCGCCGGCGGCGGGGGGATGATCGGCGGGCAGCTGCTCGACCTCGAGTCGCACGGCGCGGATTTCGGGCTGGCCGGGCTGGAGCGCATCCACCGGGACAAGACGGGCGCGCTGATCGCCGCGTCGGTGAAGATCGGCGGACTCGCGGCGGGCGCCGGCGAGAAGCAGCTCGCCGCACTGGCCAGCTTCGGCCACGCGATCGGTCTGGCCTTCCAGATCGCGGACGACGTGCTCGACGTGACCTCGACCAGCGACCGGTTGGGCAAGACCGCGGGCAGGGACGCGGCGCTGGGCAAGCAGACGTACCCGGCACTGCTGGGGGTCGACGGCGCCCTGCAGCGCGCGTCCGCGCTGATCACCGACGCATGCGAGGGCTTGGCCGCGTCGGGGCTCGAGAGCGCCCGCCTACAACGGCTCGCGAAATTCGTCATACTGAGAGAGTCGTGA
- the dxs gene encoding 1-deoxy-D-xylulose-5-phosphate synthase, which yields MTSNMPILDRIHSPADLKALSRDELRALASDIRERMIELCSRTGGHIGAGLGVVELTIAIHAVFDTPRDQVLWDVGHQGYPHKLLTGRNAAMESLRQENGISGFLKRSESEYDAFGAGHAATAISAGLGMAVARDLNGESFKVVSILGDGALTSGLSYEGLNNAGGAGRDFIVVLNDNEMSIAPNVGAMSRYLTSVQRNPLYNRVRSAIGSAIDHAPGPLSSVGTVVRKWEESMKSLLTPGVLFEELGFRYFGPIDGHNIDTLVDTFAAVREMTGPRLVHVITQKGKGFPAGEHGEKWHALPPGHDPATGKQRAVSTANPGYTAIFGRGLTELAAADRRVVAITAAMPSGTGTMAFAKEHPDRFFDVGIAEGHAVTFAAGLATQGIRPVCAIYSTFLQRAYDSIVHDVAIQHLPVVFAMDRAGLVGEDGPTHMGLYDIAYMLAIPGSTVTAPKNAEEMLGLLRAGIEHGEGPFSLRYPRDAAPDQPGAAAEIPPVTYGTWEVVRQSGERGGDGFAILAVGTMVLPAVAAAESLAAEGLDVTVVNCRYLKPHDELTLAAILAEHRQLLVVEEGTVVNGFGAYMAGVVGKLDPAVRVATHGVPDRFIEQAPRAFQLAAVGLDAGGIASRVRALRETEAMAG from the coding sequence GTGACTTCCAACATGCCCATTCTCGATCGAATCCACTCGCCCGCCGATCTCAAGGCGCTGTCGCGCGACGAGCTGCGCGCGCTCGCGTCCGACATCCGCGAGCGGATGATCGAGCTGTGCTCGCGCACCGGCGGCCACATCGGTGCCGGGCTCGGAGTGGTCGAGCTCACCATCGCGATCCACGCGGTCTTCGACACGCCGCGCGACCAGGTCCTGTGGGACGTCGGGCACCAGGGTTACCCGCACAAGCTGCTCACCGGCCGGAACGCGGCGATGGAATCGCTGCGGCAGGAGAACGGCATCTCCGGCTTCCTCAAGCGGAGTGAGAGCGAGTACGACGCGTTCGGCGCCGGGCACGCCGCGACCGCGATCTCGGCCGGGCTCGGAATGGCCGTAGCGCGCGATCTCAACGGCGAATCGTTCAAGGTCGTGTCGATACTCGGCGACGGCGCGCTCACGTCCGGCTTGTCGTACGAGGGCCTCAACAACGCCGGCGGAGCGGGCCGCGACTTCATCGTCGTGCTGAACGACAACGAGATGTCGATCGCGCCGAACGTCGGCGCGATGTCCAGGTATCTCACGTCGGTCCAGCGGAACCCGCTGTACAACCGCGTGCGGTCGGCGATCGGCTCCGCGATCGACCACGCTCCGGGCCCGCTGTCGTCCGTCGGAACGGTGGTGCGAAAGTGGGAAGAGAGCATGAAGTCGCTGCTCACGCCCGGCGTTCTGTTCGAGGAGCTGGGCTTCCGCTACTTCGGGCCGATCGACGGGCACAACATCGACACGCTCGTCGACACGTTCGCCGCGGTGCGGGAGATGACGGGCCCGCGGCTGGTGCACGTGATCACCCAGAAGGGGAAGGGATTTCCCGCCGGCGAGCACGGCGAGAAATGGCACGCACTCCCGCCGGGACACGACCCGGCGACTGGCAAACAGCGCGCTGTCTCCACCGCAAATCCCGGGTACACAGCGATCTTCGGGCGCGGGCTGACCGAGCTAGCCGCGGCCGATCGCCGGGTAGTCGCGATAACGGCCGCGATGCCGAGCGGCACCGGCACGATGGCGTTCGCGAAGGAGCATCCTGACAGGTTCTTCGACGTCGGGATCGCTGAAGGCCACGCCGTCACGTTCGCGGCGGGGCTCGCAACGCAGGGGATCCGCCCGGTGTGCGCCATCTATTCCACGTTCCTGCAGCGGGCGTACGACAGCATCGTGCACGACGTCGCCATTCAGCACCTGCCCGTCGTGTTTGCAATGGATCGCGCCGGCCTGGTTGGCGAGGATGGTCCCACGCACATGGGGCTGTACGACATTGCCTACATGCTGGCGATCCCTGGCTCGACGGTGACGGCGCCCAAGAACGCGGAAGAAATGCTGGGGCTGCTGCGCGCGGGCATCGAGCACGGCGAGGGACCGTTCTCGCTCCGCTACCCGCGCGACGCCGCGCCCGACCAGCCCGGTGCAGCGGCGGAGATTCCGCCGGTTACGTACGGCACGTGGGAAGTCGTGCGGCAGAGCGGAGAGCGCGGGGGCGACGGCTTCGCGATCCTCGCCGTGGGCACGATGGTGCTTCCGGCCGTGGCGGCCGCGGAATCGCTCGCCGCGGAAGGACTCGACGTCACCGTCGTCAACTGCCGCTACCTCAAGCCGCACGACGAGCTGACGCTCGCGGCCATCCTTGCCGAGCACCGGCAGCTGCTGGTCGTGGAGGAAGGGACCGTGGTGAACGGCTTCGGCGCGTACATGGCCGGCGTGGTCGGGAAGCTCGACCCGGCGGTCCGCGTGGCGACGCACGGCGTGCCGGACCGGTTCATCGAGCAGGCTCCGCGCGCGTTCCAGCTCGCGGCGGTCGGTCTCGACGCCGGCGGGATCGCAAGCAGGGTGCGGGCGCTGCGCGAGACAGAGGCCATGGCCGGCTGA
- a CDS encoding NAD(+)/NADH kinase, producing MRIGVVGHEGYDKLPAMLGLLEILAPELGFKLVYEPLLRPGLHEELDSASEIDALVTLGGDGTLLRGAKLLDGRPVPIIGVNLGRLGFLTSCNAPDVESALRRFQAGDYTAESRMTITATTDSGSGSSAGSERWLALNDFVLHKGGFARVVRLSISIDGEFMGTYAADGIVVATPTGSTAYSLSAGGPIVAPRLESIVITPISAHTLGIRPLVVHPEAEIVLQGEDGPDELLLTVDGQGGTEVRRGERLIIRRSQSPVMLVRFPPDTFFSRIRQKLGWGGLKEDDCSNAE from the coding sequence ATGCGGATCGGCGTCGTCGGGCACGAAGGCTACGACAAGCTGCCGGCGATGCTCGGCCTGCTGGAGATCCTCGCGCCGGAGCTCGGATTCAAGCTGGTGTACGAGCCTCTCCTGCGGCCTGGGCTGCATGAAGAGCTGGATTCCGCGAGCGAGATCGACGCGCTCGTCACGCTCGGCGGGGACGGCACGCTGCTGCGCGGCGCCAAGCTGCTCGACGGCCGCCCGGTGCCCATCATTGGCGTCAATCTCGGGCGGCTGGGCTTTCTCACGAGCTGCAACGCGCCGGATGTGGAGAGCGCGCTGCGCCGCTTCCAGGCGGGCGATTACACGGCTGAATCGCGCATGACAATCACCGCGACCACGGACAGCGGCTCGGGGTCTTCCGCCGGATCGGAGCGCTGGCTCGCGCTGAACGACTTCGTGCTGCACAAGGGCGGCTTTGCGCGCGTAGTTCGCCTCTCCATCTCGATCGACGGCGAGTTCATGGGAACGTACGCCGCCGACGGCATCGTCGTCGCGACGCCGACGGGATCGACCGCGTATAGCCTCTCCGCGGGCGGACCGATCGTCGCGCCGCGACTCGAGTCCATCGTGATCACGCCGATCTCGGCGCACACTCTCGGCATACGACCGCTCGTGGTTCATCCCGAGGCGGAGATCGTGCTGCAGGGAGAAGACGGGCCCGACGAGCTGCTGCTGACCGTCGACGGGCAGGGCGGAACGGAAGTGAGACGGGGAGAGCGCCTGATCATTCGGCGCTCGCAGTCGCCCGTGATGCTCGTCCGCTTTCCACCCGACACGTTCTTCAGCCGCATCAGGCAAAAGCTGGGCTGGGGCGGGCTCAAGGAAGACGACTGCAGCAATGCTGAGTGA
- the recN gene encoding DNA repair protein RecN, translating into MLSEIRIRNFAIIESIALPLAPGFNILSGETGAGKSIIVGALGFLLGERGSTDVIRPGADRAVIEGIFDISGAADVAAWADGHGIDVEDGTLVLKREMAASGRGRAWANATPVGATLLAEVGRMLVNLHGQHEAQALLDGDSQRAILDAFAGAGDTVSEVRELHGSLGKVRREMEELVSRRSEAEKRADYLRHVAGEIESAKLIEGEQEKLEDEARVLENAVELRTLAASLREALEAEEGGALTALASAQRALASIGRIDPSTKAMQEQLDAAYYALTELTREAGVYAERVELDPERLGTVRERRDLLYRLLKKYGDSVAAVIETGRKAREELDLVEGGELDLNELRGRAVELERKLAAAAAKLSKQRQAAASKLVKAVDARLPELGMPDGAFSVMLPKLAEPGPHGAEEVAFHVTLNKGHPPRPLARVASGGELSRVMLALKTILAKVDRTPTLVFDEVDAGIGGKVGLQVGDTLRRVADNHQVFAISHLPQLAARAHHHIVVAKAAKRGVTTADVTVLTGAPRVEEIARMLGGDPSSSVAKAHAKELLASGEIQ; encoded by the coding sequence ATGCTGAGTGAGATACGCATCCGCAACTTCGCGATCATCGAATCGATCGCGCTGCCGCTTGCGCCCGGGTTCAACATTCTCTCCGGCGAGACCGGCGCGGGTAAATCCATCATCGTTGGCGCGCTCGGATTTCTGCTTGGCGAGCGGGGCAGCACCGACGTAATCCGGCCCGGCGCGGATCGCGCCGTGATCGAAGGGATCTTCGACATATCCGGCGCTGCCGACGTCGCCGCCTGGGCCGACGGGCACGGGATCGACGTCGAAGACGGGACCCTGGTGCTCAAGCGCGAGATGGCCGCGAGCGGCCGCGGGCGCGCGTGGGCCAACGCGACTCCGGTCGGCGCCACGCTGCTGGCTGAAGTCGGGCGGATGCTGGTGAATCTCCACGGGCAGCACGAGGCCCAGGCGCTGCTCGACGGCGACTCGCAGCGCGCGATCCTCGACGCGTTCGCCGGCGCCGGCGACACGGTGAGTGAAGTGCGCGAGCTGCACGGCTCGCTGGGCAAAGTGCGGCGCGAGATGGAGGAGCTGGTGTCGCGGCGGAGCGAAGCCGAGAAGCGCGCCGATTACCTGCGGCACGTCGCGGGCGAGATCGAGAGCGCGAAGCTCATCGAGGGCGAGCAGGAGAAGCTGGAGGACGAAGCCCGTGTGCTCGAGAACGCGGTCGAGCTGCGCACGCTCGCGGCGTCATTGCGCGAGGCGCTCGAGGCCGAGGAGGGCGGGGCACTCACCGCGCTCGCGTCGGCGCAGCGCGCCCTGGCGAGTATCGGGCGGATCGATCCGTCCACCAAGGCCATGCAGGAGCAGCTGGACGCCGCGTACTACGCGCTCACCGAGCTGACGCGCGAGGCCGGCGTGTACGCCGAGCGCGTGGAGCTGGATCCGGAACGGCTCGGCACGGTGCGGGAGCGCCGGGACCTGCTGTACCGCCTGCTCAAGAAGTACGGCGACTCGGTAGCCGCCGTGATCGAGACGGGCCGCAAGGCGCGCGAGGAGCTGGATCTCGTTGAAGGCGGTGAGCTGGACCTGAACGAGCTGCGTGGGCGCGCCGTCGAGCTCGAGCGCAAGCTCGCCGCGGCGGCGGCGAAGCTGTCGAAGCAGCGGCAGGCAGCGGCGAGCAAGCTGGTGAAAGCGGTGGACGCGCGGCTGCCCGAGCTGGGAATGCCGGACGGCGCGTTCTCGGTGATGCTGCCCAAGCTCGCGGAGCCCGGGCCGCACGGCGCGGAGGAAGTCGCGTTCCACGTGACGCTGAACAAGGGCCACCCGCCGCGGCCACTCGCGCGCGTCGCTTCCGGCGGGGAGCTGTCGCGCGTGATGCTTGCGCTCAAGACGATCCTCGCGAAAGTGGATCGCACGCCGACGCTGGTGTTCGACGAGGTGGACGCGGGCATCGGCGGCAAGGTCGGGCTGCAGGTGGGGGACACGTTGCGCCGGGTTGCGGACAACCATCAGGTGTTCGCGATCTCGCACCTGCCGCAGCTCGCGGCGCGCGCGCACCACCACATCGTCGTGGCCAAGGCGGCGAAGCGCGGAGTGACGACTGCCGATGTCACGGTACTGACCGGCGCGCCGCGCGTCGAGGAGATAGCTCGAATGCTCGGCGGGGACCCAAGCAGCTCTGTCGCGAAGGCGCACGCCAAGGAATTACTGGCGTCTGGTGAGATCCAGTAA
- a CDS encoding SCO family protein, with the protein MRRGTPALAALALIILITAAWWALALWPLTAEAPEWLARTRYVCFGAGVGGLPDAGGWVLLIGQPLGMLLLLLAVWGGDTRAGISRLLERTTGQITVGIISAVLVAAVGSVVLRVREVNAEPFDPNPATSLAQQLTRINDVPPALSLVNQSGDTVRLDRYHGRAVLVTFAFAHCETVCPLVVNDVLSARDKIAATDPVRTPAVIVVTLDPFRDTPSRLPAIAKQWGLTGDAHVLSGSIEDVERTLSKWRIPRIRNERTGDLSHPTMVYAIGPNGRITYVVTGSSDQIVAAVRAL; encoded by the coding sequence GTGCGGCGCGGAACGCCGGCGCTCGCCGCGCTCGCCCTGATCATTCTGATCACGGCGGCGTGGTGGGCGCTGGCCCTCTGGCCGCTGACGGCAGAGGCGCCGGAGTGGCTGGCACGGACGCGCTACGTGTGCTTTGGGGCGGGCGTCGGTGGACTGCCTGACGCCGGCGGCTGGGTGCTGCTCATCGGCCAGCCGCTCGGCATGCTGCTGCTGCTGCTGGCGGTTTGGGGCGGAGACACGCGCGCGGGAATCAGCAGGCTGCTGGAGCGCACGACCGGCCAGATAACGGTCGGAATAATCTCGGCCGTGCTGGTCGCCGCCGTGGGGAGCGTGGTACTGCGCGTGCGCGAGGTCAACGCGGAGCCGTTCGATCCGAACCCTGCCACCAGCCTGGCACAGCAGCTCACGCGGATCAACGACGTTCCACCCGCGCTCTCGCTGGTGAACCAATCCGGCGATACGGTCAGGCTGGATCGATACCACGGCAGGGCCGTGCTGGTGACGTTTGCCTTCGCGCATTGCGAGACGGTATGTCCGCTGGTCGTGAACGACGTGCTGTCGGCCCGCGATAAGATCGCGGCGACCGATCCGGTGCGGACCCCGGCGGTGATCGTGGTAACGCTGGATCCGTTCCGCGATACGCCGAGCCGGTTGCCGGCGATCGCGAAGCAGTGGGGGCTGACCGGCGACGCGCATGTGTTGAGCGGCTCGATCGAGGATGTCGAGCGCACGTTGAGCAAATGGAGGATCCCGCGTATTCGCAACGAGCGAACCGGCGACCTCTCCCACCCTACCATGGTCTACGCGATCGGGCCGAACGGCCGGATCACTTACGTGGTCACGGGCAGCTCGGATCAGATCGTAGCGGCGGTTCGCGCGCTCTGA
- a CDS encoding cbb3-type cytochrome c oxidase subunit I, with translation MSAPIVPASAIGPATGVPAGTRFTVCPFTGRRLDEVALSLTRWNAVTSIVALLVGAIAAVLIVLTRWQAVHLLPAVWFYRILGVHGMSMLIFFIIFFEMAVLHFTSTALLNARNVAPKTSWFAYGLMLLGALMVEYLMWAGKADVLFTSYVPLRAHPLFYLGVILFAVGALIVTGVFFANLAIAKRERTYEGSMPLVVYGAMTAAIIAAITLVHGAMIYIPTFLWSLGLMEVDPQVYRLLWWALGHSSQQINVAAMVAIWYMLGALTVGAVVLNEKISRSAFVLYILFISLASAHHLLVDPGMGSAWKIVNTSYFMYMAVLASLLHGFTVPAGMELGMRLRGYTNGMFDWLRRAPWGDPGFSSLVLSIVVFGFIGGITGVTIGTEQINIIVHNTLRSPGHFHATVVSGTAMAFMGLTYYLIPLVFRKKVALWSLAKLQPYIFAGGMVIFTISMTFAGTFGVPRRHWDISFSQAPFDVAFSPAVDMFLALVALGGVTAATGAFIFIAIAVKSVFFGEALGEVVPLSNMRGVPQGLTHPPKHSADVDERWERMHGPEAGWMGPAPGTLVLVFVFLAAFMLYFFVNWKVLSFVWRIG, from the coding sequence GTGAGCGCGCCGATCGTACCCGCATCCGCGATCGGACCGGCAACGGGCGTTCCGGCCGGCACGCGGTTCACCGTATGCCCATTTACCGGCCGCAGATTGGACGAGGTGGCGCTGAGCCTGACGCGATGGAACGCCGTGACGTCGATCGTCGCGCTGCTGGTGGGCGCCATCGCGGCGGTGCTCATCGTGCTCACGCGCTGGCAGGCCGTGCACCTTTTGCCCGCGGTCTGGTTCTACCGCATTCTGGGCGTGCACGGGATGAGCATGCTCATCTTCTTCATCATCTTCTTCGAGATGGCGGTGCTGCACTTCACGAGCACCGCGCTGCTGAACGCCAGGAACGTCGCGCCGAAGACGTCGTGGTTCGCGTACGGCCTGATGCTGCTCGGCGCGCTGATGGTGGAGTACCTGATGTGGGCCGGAAAGGCGGACGTCCTGTTCACCTCGTACGTGCCGTTGCGCGCGCACCCGCTCTTCTACCTCGGTGTCATTTTGTTCGCGGTCGGCGCGCTGATCGTCACCGGAGTCTTCTTCGCGAACCTCGCGATTGCCAAGCGCGAGCGCACTTACGAGGGGTCCATGCCCCTCGTGGTATACGGCGCGATGACCGCCGCGATCATCGCGGCGATCACGCTGGTTCACGGCGCGATGATCTACATCCCCACCTTCCTCTGGTCGCTGGGTCTGATGGAAGTGGACCCGCAGGTGTACCGGCTGCTCTGGTGGGCGCTGGGCCATTCCTCGCAGCAGATCAACGTCGCGGCCATGGTCGCCATCTGGTACATGCTCGGCGCGCTCACGGTGGGCGCGGTCGTGCTCAACGAGAAGATCAGCCGCTCGGCGTTCGTGCTGTACATCCTGTTCATCTCCTTGGCGTCGGCGCACCACCTGCTCGTGGATCCCGGAATGGGATCGGCATGGAAGATCGTGAACACCAGCTACTTCATGTACATGGCCGTCCTCGCGTCGTTGCTGCACGGCTTCACCGTTCCGGCAGGAATGGAGCTTGGCATGCGGCTGCGTGGCTACACCAACGGCATGTTCGATTGGCTGCGCAGGGCGCCGTGGGGCGATCCCGGCTTCAGCTCGCTGGTGCTGTCCATCGTAGTGTTCGGGTTCATAGGCGGCATCACCGGCGTCACGATCGGCACGGAGCAGATCAACATCATCGTGCACAACACGCTCCGCTCGCCCGGCCATTTCCACGCGACGGTCGTCAGCGGCACGGCCATGGCGTTCATGGGATTGACGTACTATCTGATCCCGCTCGTATTCCGGAAGAAAGTCGCGCTCTGGTCGCTCGCGAAGCTGCAGCCGTACATCTTCGCCGGCGGAATGGTCATCTTCACGATCTCGATGACCTTCGCGGGCACCTTTGGAGTGCCGCGGCGGCACTGGGACATCAGCTTCAGCCAGGCGCCGTTCGACGTGGCGTTCAGCCCCGCGGTGGACATGTTCCTCGCATTGGTCGCGCTCGGCGGGGTGACGGCCGCGACGGGAGCCTTCATCTTCATCGCGATCGCGGTGAAATCGGTGTTCTTCGGCGAGGCGCTCGGCGAGGTGGTTCCGCTCAGCAACATGCGCGGAGTGCCGCAGGGACTCACCCACCCGCCCAAGCATAGCGCGGACGTGGACGAGCGGTGGGAGAGGATGCACGGACCCGAAGCCGGCTGGATGGGCCCCGCGCCGGGGACGCTCGTGCTCGTGTTCGTATTCCTCGCCGCGTTCATGCTGTACTTCTTCGTGAACTGGAAGGTGCTCTCGTTCGTGTGGAGGATCGGCTGA
- a CDS encoding cytochrome b N-terminal domain-containing protein codes for MAAPSRPAERFVLRFLTLADATSNRLYGWKYNPLYQSGTIAVALLFVLLVSGLWLTFFYRVGTPYDSVARITADPWLGNWIRALHRYASDAALVAVAVHAARMYAQGRSWGPRARAWMSGVVLLLLVLVSGWTGYVLVWDSFGEVLALEGARMLDALPVLSEPMSRAFTGERPLPSVFFFINLFAHVGIPLSMFAVLLLHTSKLARPKLLPPKPVMWTLIGALVALSVVRPLAMAPEANPLRIPASVPADWFYAFWLPLSRSLDGGTALLGAALTFFAVLLIPLVAKRRGEQAPPKSVVDEDICVGCRQCALDCPYEAITMFARSDGRSEEVARVDPDLCVSCGICAGSCAPMGVGPPGRTGRDQLSRARAFIARPERREGELVVICCERGAPNLAKEADARGVVLYPVDCAGSLHTSVIELLVRSGGGGVLTLACPPRDCWNREGPRWLNERVYHDREAELKARVDRQRVRLAFANASEPAKAWAAITGFQEQLRLAGEQVAEPVVAIDLECDPVPIGEET; via the coding sequence ATGGCCGCTCCATCCCGCCCCGCGGAGCGCTTTGTTCTCCGTTTCCTCACGCTGGCCGACGCGACCTCCAACCGCCTGTACGGCTGGAAGTACAACCCGCTGTATCAAAGCGGGACGATCGCGGTTGCGCTGCTCTTCGTCCTGCTCGTCAGCGGACTGTGGCTGACCTTCTTCTACCGTGTCGGCACGCCCTACGACTCGGTAGCGCGCATCACCGCGGATCCCTGGCTCGGCAACTGGATCCGCGCGCTGCATCGCTACGCCAGCGACGCGGCGCTCGTCGCGGTCGCCGTGCACGCGGCGCGCATGTACGCGCAGGGCCGGAGCTGGGGACCGCGCGCGCGCGCCTGGATGAGCGGCGTGGTGCTCCTCCTGCTCGTGCTCGTCTCGGGCTGGACGGGGTATGTCCTGGTCTGGGACTCGTTCGGGGAGGTGCTGGCGCTCGAGGGTGCGCGGATGCTCGACGCGCTCCCCGTCCTCTCGGAGCCGATGTCGCGCGCGTTCACCGGCGAGCGGCCGCTGCCGAGCGTTTTCTTTTTCATCAACCTCTTCGCCCACGTCGGAATCCCGCTCAGCATGTTCGCGGTGCTGCTGTTGCACACCTCGAAGCTGGCGCGGCCGAAGCTGCTCCCGCCCAAGCCGGTGATGTGGACGCTGATCGGCGCCCTCGTCGCGCTTTCCGTCGTCCGGCCGCTGGCCATGGCGCCGGAGGCGAATCCGTTGCGCATTCCGGCGTCCGTGCCGGCCGACTGGTTTTACGCGTTCTGGCTGCCGCTGTCCCGGTCGCTCGACGGAGGCACCGCGCTGCTGGGCGCTGCGCTCACGTTCTTCGCGGTGCTGCTGATCCCTCTTGTAGCCAAGCGGCGGGGCGAGCAGGCACCGCCCAAGTCGGTGGTGGACGAAGATATCTGCGTCGGGTGCCGGCAGTGCGCGCTCGACTGCCCGTACGAGGCGATCACCATGTTCGCGCGCAGCGACGGACGCTCCGAGGAAGTGGCTCGCGTCGATCCCGATCTCTGCGTGAGCTGCGGGATCTGCGCCGGCTCCTGCGCGCCCATGGGCGTGGGCCCCCCGGGCCGCACCGGCCGCGACCAGCTCTCCCGCGCGCGCGCTTTCATCGCGCGGCCCGAGCGGCGGGAAGGTGAGCTGGTGGTGATCTGCTGCGAGCGGGGCGCTCCGAATCTCGCAAAGGAGGCCGACGCACGCGGCGTGGTGCTGTATCCAGTGGACTGCGCCGGCAGCCTGCACACGTCGGTCATCGAGCTGCTGGTGCGAAGCGGAGGCGGCGGAGTGCTTACGCTCGCGTGCCCGCCGCGCGACTGCTGGAATCGCGAGGGGCCGCGCTGGCTGAACGAGCGCGTGTATCACGATCGGGAAGCGGAGCTGAAGGCCAGGGTGGACCGCCAACGGGTCAGGCTCGCGTTCGCCAACGCGAGCGAGCCCGCGAAGGCGTGGGCTGCCATCACCGGGTTCCAGGAGCAGCTTCGCCTCGCCGGAGAGCAGGTGGCGGAGCCGGTAGTGGCCATCGATCTCGAATGCGATCCCGTGCCGATCGGCGAGGAAACATGA